Proteins found in one Vallitalea guaymasensis genomic segment:
- a CDS encoding DNA repair ATPase yields the protein MDVKDNKDIKTKNDNNDMENGTYEVIKNRLVKQGNDLKERVHKLNSVRKEVFGSIETKLLGSERIITENNCIPRDMAPVDDFFIFGYNVHIGLKSKVELSDVFSIYQYKDRTFQKQTLELINDDQFLRDFDELYKYYKNTFFAKFTIIEPYFYMVFQTGKNATDIKVFKWLIEDGRLTYVDCRSDHEVKFIGKNEFKFVKASRDDQRTGIHPHVSILDKVFVETIGGDLTIKVEDNTETGKGIYSEDVEDKDQNLDDAEIFYADLDQIIILKIKPYKENDYRYFIFNNKLKNVVRIDSIKDTCMLLPGNHGLIFPQGYYLQNGEYKVFDVPADNSVFDQMISSSNGEDYQYIFYNIDSGIYLVYSYNIIEQTIDTPIVCSGYSHFNNGEMIVFKNEEEPRKNHMIQIWQTPYVGKNYVSESKNDSILFNIGNKDIVNCMAECKIVYKLIQKGESYQSIYIDIVKESEQLIDSYFWLDKKEVYNLKEVLISIKETSTFAIGEFEKVVRIKKATKKQISSVSDEAEELLKKLEYGTFDSINEYVKVLADIRNLRGKIVSLRDLRYTDIQFVDSLDGKVKEKNEEFSKKCVEFIIKPKGLKPYADKVQELQDSVDKVNKSKEGKELWEKIDETCAELELLIDIVSNFKIEDPTMTTEIIDKISSLFSLINNTKARLKTRVEQFTKSEMTTQFNSQMKLLSQAVVNYLDVSDTVEKCDQYLNKVMVQIQELEGKFAEFDEYIDKLGEKREELYTAFESKKQALIDKLNKRILGLVNSSERIIKGITNRLGSYDSVEKINGYLATDIMAEKVRDIISQLRELGDNVKADEISSRLKKLKEDAIRQLKDKEELYVNGDNVIKLGQHHFSVNTKAIDLSIVQKDDELYYHITGTDFWDKVVHDDISRYEHVFSQSIVSESRDVYRGEYLAYLVFRAASTKQFESLDVLYSKSETQLVEIVQKYMEPRYQEGYTKGVHDSDAAKILKALLELNQNIDLLIYSSQVRASARLFWNRLIDADTKKLLTSRLRELAKVSEYFNTSPNLESYIPYIVEKLENTYNNVVLFDSKNIPDAAEYLCKEIMKNKDFVVSREAKKMYEGFVGYLRDKNALETFELSVKNSKDDIEGLFYLIKEWVNAYGTETNGFEDIDKDELAGLIDEVIVLLIENDANLGRVINMDSKITISELVGSHYVINEGTYKLAYTRFMNKLKYYSEVTVNDYIKFQDIKKELIKEFKTELNLDEFKPKVLSSFVRNKLIDKVYLPLIGDNLAKQIGVIGENKRTDLMGMLLLVSPPGYGKTTLMEYIASRLGIILVKVNGPSLGNDVTSLDPGKANNTSARDELKKLNLALKMGNNVMIYVDDIQHCNPEFLQKFISLCDGQRKIEGVYNGNGQTYDLRGKKVAVVMAGNPYTESGEKFKIPDMLSNRADVYNLGDMLRENEEAFKLSYIENSLTSNPVLSKLTSRSQKDIYGLIEMANGAERETVNLENNYSIDELNEYTSVIEKLFRVRDVVLKVNMEYIYSAAMADEYRNEPPFKLQGSYRNMNKIAEKIVPIMNDEELNHQILASYENDSQTLTSDAEANMLKWKEIVGCLNSEEQKRLDEIKSIFLKNKLIKGDDKLGQAVSVLSNLTDNIEMIKDILSASIK from the coding sequence TTGGATGTTAAAGATAATAAAGATATAAAAACTAAAAATGATAATAACGATATGGAAAATGGTACATATGAAGTTATTAAGAACAGACTTGTAAAACAAGGTAATGACTTAAAGGAACGTGTCCACAAACTTAATTCCGTTAGAAAAGAAGTCTTTGGTTCTATTGAAACAAAGCTTCTTGGAAGCGAACGTATTATAACCGAGAATAATTGTATACCTAGAGATATGGCGCCAGTGGATGACTTCTTTATCTTTGGTTACAATGTTCATATCGGATTGAAATCCAAGGTGGAACTTAGTGATGTATTTTCTATTTATCAATATAAAGATCGTACATTCCAAAAACAGACACTCGAATTAATTAATGATGATCAGTTTCTAAGAGATTTTGATGAGCTGTACAAGTATTATAAGAATACGTTTTTTGCTAAATTCACTATAATTGAACCATACTTCTATATGGTTTTCCAGACAGGAAAAAATGCTACAGACATCAAAGTATTCAAATGGCTGATAGAAGATGGAAGATTAACATATGTAGATTGTAGAAGTGACCATGAAGTTAAATTCATAGGTAAAAACGAATTCAAGTTTGTCAAAGCATCAAGAGATGATCAAAGAACAGGTATACATCCACATGTCTCAATTCTTGATAAAGTTTTTGTAGAAACTATAGGTGGAGACTTGACAATAAAAGTAGAAGATAATACAGAAACAGGTAAAGGGATATATTCTGAAGATGTTGAGGATAAAGACCAGAACCTTGATGATGCTGAGATATTTTATGCAGATTTAGACCAGATAATAATACTTAAGATTAAGCCATACAAGGAGAATGATTACAGGTATTTCATATTCAATAATAAGTTGAAGAATGTTGTAAGAATTGATTCCATAAAAGATACATGTATGCTCCTGCCAGGTAACCATGGTCTTATATTCCCTCAGGGTTACTATCTTCAAAATGGTGAATATAAAGTATTTGATGTACCAGCGGATAATTCAGTTTTTGATCAGATGATTAGCTCATCTAACGGAGAGGATTATCAGTATATCTTTTATAACATTGATAGTGGTATATATTTAGTATATTCATATAACATAATTGAACAGACAATAGATACACCTATTGTCTGTAGTGGATACTCACATTTTAATAATGGTGAGATGATAGTATTCAAAAATGAAGAAGAGCCTAGAAAGAATCATATGATACAGATATGGCAAACGCCTTATGTTGGGAAAAATTATGTAAGTGAGAGTAAAAATGACTCTATCTTATTTAATATCGGCAATAAGGATATTGTAAACTGTATGGCTGAATGTAAGATAGTATATAAACTCATTCAAAAAGGCGAGAGCTATCAGAGTATATATATTGATATTGTAAAAGAATCAGAGCAATTAATAGATTCTTACTTCTGGCTTGATAAAAAAGAGGTATATAACTTAAAAGAAGTACTTATATCTATAAAAGAGACCTCAACATTTGCCATTGGTGAATTTGAGAAAGTAGTAAGAATCAAAAAAGCTACAAAGAAGCAAATAAGCAGTGTTTCAGATGAAGCAGAAGAACTTCTCAAGAAACTGGAATATGGTACGTTTGATAGTATAAATGAATATGTGAAGGTATTAGCTGACATACGAAATCTTCGTGGCAAGATTGTTTCACTAAGGGACCTAAGATATACAGATATACAATTCGTTGATTCATTAGACGGGAAAGTTAAAGAGAAGAATGAGGAATTCTCAAAAAAATGTGTTGAATTCATAATTAAGCCTAAAGGTCTTAAACCTTATGCTGATAAAGTACAAGAATTACAAGATAGCGTTGATAAGGTTAACAAATCAAAAGAGGGAAAAGAACTTTGGGAAAAAATAGATGAAACCTGTGCTGAATTAGAACTTTTGATAGATATTGTAAGTAATTTTAAGATTGAAGACCCAACTATGACTACAGAAATCATTGATAAAATTTCATCCCTATTTTCTTTAATCAATAATACTAAGGCAAGATTAAAAACCAGAGTGGAGCAATTCACGAAAAGTGAAATGACTACTCAATTCAATTCACAAATGAAATTACTTAGTCAAGCTGTAGTCAATTATCTAGATGTTTCTGACACAGTAGAAAAATGTGACCAATACCTCAATAAAGTTATGGTCCAGATACAAGAATTAGAAGGTAAATTCGCTGAATTTGATGAGTATATAGATAAACTTGGTGAAAAACGAGAAGAGTTATATACTGCTTTCGAGAGCAAGAAACAGGCATTGATAGATAAGTTGAATAAACGTATCCTTGGATTGGTTAACTCTTCGGAGCGTATAATAAAGGGAATAACCAATAGACTAGGTAGTTATGATTCAGTAGAAAAGATTAATGGATATCTTGCTACTGACATTATGGCTGAGAAGGTTAGAGATATCATTTCTCAGCTAAGAGAATTAGGAGACAATGTCAAGGCAGATGAGATTAGCTCGAGGCTGAAAAAATTGAAAGAAGATGCTATCCGTCAACTTAAGGATAAAGAAGAACTATATGTCAACGGTGATAATGTCATAAAATTAGGACAACATCATTTTTCAGTTAATACAAAAGCCATTGATTTATCTATTGTACAAAAAGATGATGAATTATATTATCATATAACAGGTACTGATTTTTGGGATAAAGTCGTTCATGATGATATAAGTAGATATGAACATGTTTTTTCACAGAGTATTGTATCAGAAAGCAGAGATGTTTATAGAGGTGAATACCTTGCTTATTTGGTGTTTAGAGCAGCAAGTACTAAACAGTTTGAAAGTTTGGATGTGCTATACTCAAAGTCTGAAACTCAACTGGTGGAAATTGTTCAAAAATATATGGAACCAAGATATCAAGAAGGCTATACCAAAGGGGTACATGATAGTGATGCAGCTAAGATATTAAAAGCATTACTTGAACTTAATCAGAATATAGACTTGCTAATATATAGTAGCCAGGTTAGAGCTTCAGCTAGATTGTTTTGGAATAGGTTAATAGATGCTGATACGAAAAAATTATTGACATCCAGGTTAAGAGAGTTAGCTAAAGTCAGTGAATATTTTAATACATCACCTAATTTGGAAAGCTATATACCTTATATAGTAGAAAAACTTGAAAATACCTATAACAATGTAGTGCTGTTTGATAGCAAGAATATTCCTGATGCAGCTGAATATCTCTGTAAGGAAATTATGAAAAATAAAGATTTCGTAGTCAGCAGGGAAGCTAAAAAAATGTATGAAGGCTTTGTTGGTTATCTAAGAGATAAAAATGCTCTAGAAACTTTTGAACTATCTGTCAAAAACAGTAAAGATGACATAGAAGGGCTTTTTTATCTAATCAAAGAATGGGTTAATGCCTATGGAACAGAGACTAATGGATTTGAAGATATAGATAAGGATGAATTGGCAGGGTTAATTGATGAAGTAATTGTTCTATTAATTGAGAACGATGCTAACTTAGGTAGAGTTATAAATATGGATTCCAAGATAACCATAAGTGAATTAGTTGGTAGCCACTATGTAATTAACGAAGGAACATACAAATTAGCCTATACTAGGTTCATGAACAAATTAAAATACTATAGTGAAGTTACTGTAAATGACTATATCAAATTCCAAGATATCAAGAAGGAACTTATCAAGGAATTTAAAACAGAACTCAATCTTGATGAATTCAAGCCAAAAGTTCTTTCATCTTTTGTTAGGAATAAGCTTATTGATAAAGTATATTTACCTCTCATTGGAGATAATCTTGCTAAGCAGATTGGTGTTATAGGAGAAAATAAAAGGACTGACCTAATGGGTATGCTATTATTAGTATCTCCACCAGGCTATGGTAAAACTACTTTGATGGAGTATATAGCAAGTAGACTTGGTATTATACTCGTTAAAGTTAATGGTCCTTCCCTTGGTAACGATGTAACATCATTAGATCCAGGAAAAGCAAATAATACTAGCGCCAGAGATGAACTTAAAAAACTCAATCTTGCACTTAAGATGGGAAATAATGTAATGATATATGTTGATGATATCCAACACTGTAATCCAGAATTCTTACAGAAATTCATATCATTGTGTGATGGACAAAGAAAGATTGAAGGAGTATATAATGGTAATGGGCAAACATATGATCTAAGAGGTAAGAAAGTAGCTGTGGTAATGGCTGGTAATCCTTATACTGAAAGCGGCGAGAAATTCAAGATACCAGATATGCTATCAAATAGAGCGGACGTGTATAATCTTGGAGATATGCTTAGGGAGAATGAAGAAGCCTTCAAGCTTAGTTATATTGAAAACAGCTTAACCTCTAATCCTGTACTTAGTAAACTCACAAGCAGGAGCCAAAAAGATATATATGGTCTTATCGAAATGGCTAACGGAGCTGAAAGAGAAACTGTGAATCTTGAGAACAATTATTCAATAGATGAACTTAATGAGTACACTAGTGTCATAGAAAAACTATTTAGAGTCAGAGATGTAGTTCTAAAAGTTAACATGGAATACATTTATTCTGCAGCTATGGCTGATGAATATAGAAATGAACCACCTTTCAAACTTCAAGGTTCTTATAGAAACATGAATAAAATAGCAGAAAAGATTGTGCCTATAATGAATGACGAAGAATTAAATCATCAAATACTAGCAAGCTACGAAAATGATTCCCAAACACTAACCTCTGATGCCGAAGCTAATATGCTCAAGTGGAAAGAAATAGTCGGCTGCCTGAATAGCGAAGAACAAAAACGTCTTGATGAAATAAAATCTATATTCCTCAAGAATAAACTTATAAAAGGCGATGACAAATTAGGTCAAGCAGTAAGCGTTTTAAGTAATCTTACAGACAACATAGAAATGATTAAAGATATCTTATCTGCAAGTATAAAATAA
- a CDS encoding cysteine hydrolase family protein: MNTAYLLIDYVYDFIDDKGVLSLSKRGQAIKDNIIKVIDKIKKDEDLLYICNDDHEENSYKFSPEAKLFPLHCDKKGSELAIDKDVFMKIKPEKTYNISKVMYSSFNGTRLDLVLRQQDIKELVLMGVCTDICVLHTAIDAYNLGYKITVIDDCCCGLTDEGHGFALNHFKNTLGAKIVTSNELLKS; encoded by the coding sequence ATGAATACAGCTTACTTATTAATAGATTACGTATATGATTTTATTGATGATAAAGGAGTTTTATCTTTGAGTAAGCGTGGGCAAGCTATAAAAGATAATATAATAAAAGTTATTGATAAAATAAAAAAAGATGAAGATTTATTGTATATCTGCAATGATGACCATGAGGAAAATAGTTACAAGTTTTCACCTGAAGCTAAGTTGTTTCCATTACATTGTGATAAAAAAGGAAGTGAATTAGCTATTGATAAAGACGTATTCATGAAAATAAAACCTGAAAAGACATATAATATATCAAAGGTGATGTATTCTTCATTCAATGGAACCAGATTAGACTTGGTTTTAAGACAACAGGATATCAAAGAACTAGTATTAATGGGAGTGTGTACAGACATATGTGTTCTGCATACAGCTATTGATGCATATAATCTTGGATATAAAATCACTGTGATTGATGATTGTTGTTGTGGATTAACAGATGAAGGACATGGGTTTGCACTTAATCATTTTAAGAATACTTTAGGAGCTAAGATTGTAACAAGTAATGAATTACTAAAAAGTTAA
- a CDS encoding type II secretion system protein, protein MKKRMVNYLKNKSTYFYVEVAVVIVILTVLIAIFVPRQIRKIDKLKRDTDISNATLLGNAAENIIKSNDEFKNYSIEKLNINKEVVVNSEDIDDKFINELINEFKDFKINQLPIIKMKKGGYTHFSISIDNNNVYVYADNGDDTKDLQLYPNKYD, encoded by the coding sequence ATGAAGAAACGAATGGTTAATTATCTAAAGAATAAAAGTACTTATTTTTATGTAGAAGTAGCAGTCGTGATAGTTATATTGACTGTACTTATCGCTATTTTTGTTCCTAGACAGATTCGTAAGATAGATAAATTAAAAAGAGATACAGATATATCTAATGCAACACTGTTAGGAAATGCAGCTGAAAATATAATTAAAAGCAATGATGAATTCAAAAATTATTCCATAGAGAAGTTAAACATTAATAAAGAAGTTGTTGTAAATTCAGAGGATATAGATGACAAATTTATTAATGAATTAATAAATGAATTCAAAGATTTTAAGATAAATCAATTACCTATAATAAAAATGAAAAAAGGTGGTTATACTCATTTTAGTATCAGTATAGATAATAATAACGTATATGTCTATGCTGATAATGGTGACGATACAAAAGATTTACAATTGTATCCAAATAAATACGATTAG
- a CDS encoding YqeG family HAD IIIA-type phosphatase, with protein sequence MLERFFPSEYTDSIRQINYRKLYDEGYRGILFDIDNTLVPYDMEHPNQEIIDLFEDIKKIGFKIALVSNNNKIRVTTFNEKLKVFAVHKALKPMTRNLKRAMQAIKTNKKNTVLVGDQIFTDIYGGNRIKIKTILVVPIAEKEEWITKIKRNTEKKIIKAYLKRVKKNESKH encoded by the coding sequence TTGTTAGAGAGATTCTTTCCATCAGAGTATACTGATTCAATTAGACAAATTAATTATAGAAAATTGTATGATGAAGGTTATAGAGGAATATTATTTGATATAGATAATACACTTGTTCCATATGATATGGAACATCCTAATCAAGAGATAATAGACTTATTTGAGGATATAAAAAAGATTGGTTTCAAAATAGCATTGGTCTCCAATAACAACAAAATCAGAGTTACTACATTTAACGAAAAGTTAAAGGTATTTGCTGTTCATAAGGCGTTAAAACCAATGACTAGAAATCTTAAAAGAGCCATGCAGGCAATTAAGACCAACAAAAAAAATACAGTTTTAGTAGGAGATCAAATATTTACTGACATCTATGGTGGTAATCGAATAAAGATCAAGACAATATTAGTTGTACCTATTGCAGAAAAAGAAGAATGGATAACTAAAATAAAAAGAAACACTGAAAAGAAAATCATAAAAGCTTACTTAAAGAGGGTAAAAAAGAATGAATCAAAACATTAA
- the aroE gene encoding shikimate dehydrogenase, which yields MNQNINGNTKVLGLIGNPIEHTISPSIHNLLATKLNMNYVYVPFKVDEGMLDKAIEGARALDIQGLNVTVPYKEQVMDNLIEVTPLAKQIGAVNTLKYTESGYVGYNTDAEGLNVSLINNSIQLENSKIVIIGAGGAAKAVGMLCAREKCKKITIINRTVIKGEILANNIRQYYDVETEALGLDEIHKISPFDIAIQTTPIGMSPNVHDNPVKNDDFYKKFRIAVDLIYNPSKTKFLEEAERNGMKILNGFQMLFYQGVKAYEIWNDISIPEEILKEVMTDLINQYG from the coding sequence ATGAATCAAAACATTAATGGAAACACCAAAGTATTAGGATTGATTGGCAATCCTATAGAACATACTATTTCACCTAGTATCCATAATCTTTTGGCGACAAAATTAAATATGAATTATGTATATGTGCCTTTTAAAGTTGATGAAGGTATGTTGGATAAGGCAATAGAAGGTGCTAGAGCACTTGACATACAAGGACTCAACGTAACTGTTCCATATAAGGAGCAAGTAATGGATAATCTGATAGAGGTCACTCCCCTTGCTAAACAAATAGGAGCAGTCAATACATTGAAGTACACTGAGAGTGGATATGTTGGTTATAACACAGATGCAGAAGGACTTAATGTATCTCTAATAAATAATTCCATACAGCTGGAAAATAGTAAAATCGTTATAATAGGAGCAGGAGGAGCTGCTAAAGCTGTAGGAATGCTTTGTGCTAGAGAAAAATGTAAAAAAATAACTATTATCAATAGAACTGTTATAAAAGGCGAAATACTTGCTAATAATATAAGACAATATTATGATGTTGAAACTGAAGCACTAGGATTAGATGAAATTCATAAAATATCACCTTTTGATATTGCTATTCAGACAACACCTATAGGAATGTCTCCAAATGTGCATGATAATCCAGTAAAAAATGATGATTTCTATAAAAAATTTCGTATAGCCGTAGATTTGATTTATAATCCAAGTAAGACTAAATTTCTAGAAGAAGCAGAACGAAATGGAATGAAAATATTGAATGGTTTTCAAATGTTATTCTATCAAGGTGTCAAAGCATATGAAATTTGGAATGATATCAGTATTCCAGAAGAGATATTAAAAGAAGTTATGACTGATTTGATCAATCAATATGGATAA
- a CDS encoding shikimate kinase — MEENILLVGFMGSGKSVVGKELSKILNRDFIDTDTEIEKEENRSIKDIFNNDGEEYFRNLESKLLETLVNKNNCIISTGGGIVLRENNRELLKKIGKVIFLHADVEHILNNVKNDDTRPLLQTEDYATKVSEMLESREDKYLSSADIIIQTSGKGVESIAEEIITLL, encoded by the coding sequence ATGGAAGAAAATATTTTATTAGTAGGTTTTATGGGCAGTGGTAAATCTGTAGTAGGAAAAGAACTATCTAAAATACTGAACAGAGATTTCATAGATACTGATACAGAAATTGAAAAAGAAGAAAATAGAAGTATTAAAGATATATTTAATAATGATGGTGAAGAATATTTCCGTAATCTTGAATCAAAATTATTGGAAACATTGGTGAATAAGAATAATTGTATTATATCAACTGGTGGAGGTATAGTACTAAGAGAAAATAATAGAGAGCTGTTAAAAAAAATAGGTAAAGTAATTTTTTTGCATGCAGATGTTGAACACATCCTTAATAATGTAAAAAATGATGATACTAGACCTTTATTACAGACAGAAGATTATGCAACAAAAGTATCAGAGATGTTAGAATCCAGAGAAGACAAATATCTCAGTTCAGCAGATATTATTATACAGACTTCTGGTAAAGGTGTGGAAAGTATTGCTGAAGAGATAATTACACTATTATAA
- the aroQ gene encoding type II 3-dehydroquinate dehydratase produces MKKITVINGPNLNFLGIREKSVYGSKDYNGLVEMIKETADSLSIEVDVFQSNSEGEIIDKIQQCYFDKIDGIVINPGAYTHYSYAIRDAIASVNIKTIEIHISNIYEREEFRHVSVIEPVCVQQIYGKGLDGYIIALEKIVSL; encoded by the coding sequence ATGAAGAAAATTACAGTTATTAACGGTCCTAATCTTAATTTTCTTGGGATTAGAGAGAAAAGTGTATACGGCAGTAAAGACTACAATGGTTTGGTAGAGATGATTAAAGAGACTGCTGATTCATTAAGTATTGAAGTGGATGTATTTCAGTCTAACTCAGAAGGAGAGATTATTGATAAGATTCAACAATGCTATTTTGATAAAATAGATGGTATAGTCATTAATCCAGGAGCCTATACACACTATAGTTACGCTATAAGAGATGCCATAGCATCAGTTAATATAAAAACCATAGAGATACATATTTCCAATATATATGAGAGAGAAGAATTTCGCCATGTATCGGTAATTGAACCAGTATGTGTACAGCAAATATATGGAAAAGGTCTTGATGGTTATATTATTGCACTAGAAAAGATAGTATCACTATAG
- a CDS encoding M24 family metallopeptidase, protein MRLQKLENSLDDLQIDAVLIRDSYNRRYLSGFTGSNAYLYISKNTKKLLTDFRYTEQANKQSPDFDIIDYTKSGLLEILNDIIDKDKAKTIGFEDETISYKEYITYEKGLKNVELLPIGDTVEKIRMIKDEEELRCIQKAASIGDLAYEHILKFVKPGVTEKEVALEIETCMKKNGAENLSFDTIVASGLNSSKPHAEPSDKKIEEGDFVTLDFGCIYKGYCSDMTRTFVVGKASEKQKEIYNIVLEAQLKALEAVKAGCVGKDIDKIARDIITDKGYGDNFGHGLGHSVGLFIHEEPRFSYSDENVFTENMVVTVEPGIYVPGFGGVRIEDLVCVTKDGIINFVSSPKQLIEVV, encoded by the coding sequence ATGAGATTACAAAAATTAGAAAACAGCTTAGATGACTTACAAATCGATGCAGTACTTATCAGAGACAGTTACAACAGAAGATATCTTAGCGGATTTACAGGTTCTAATGCATACCTATACATATCAAAAAACACTAAAAAACTTTTAACAGATTTCAGGTACACTGAACAAGCCAATAAACAGAGTCCTGACTTTGACATAATAGATTACACTAAAAGCGGATTATTAGAGATATTGAATGACATCATAGACAAAGATAAGGCAAAAACAATAGGATTTGAAGATGAAACTATATCCTATAAGGAATATATTACATATGAAAAAGGGTTAAAAAATGTAGAACTATTACCTATCGGCGATACTGTAGAAAAAATTAGGATGATCAAAGACGAAGAAGAATTAAGATGTATTCAGAAAGCTGCTTCCATTGGTGATCTTGCTTATGAACATATTCTAAAATTTGTTAAACCAGGAGTTACAGAAAAAGAAGTAGCATTAGAAATTGAAACTTGCATGAAGAAAAATGGAGCTGAAAACTTATCATTTGATACTATCGTCGCTTCAGGACTTAATTCATCAAAACCTCATGCTGAACCTTCAGACAAAAAGATTGAAGAAGGTGATTTTGTAACACTTGATTTTGGTTGTATCTACAAAGGTTATTGCTCTGATATGACAAGAACTTTTGTTGTAGGCAAAGCCAGTGAAAAACAAAAAGAAATCTACAATATAGTACTTGAAGCTCAGTTAAAAGCTCTAGAAGCTGTAAAAGCTGGATGTGTAGGTAAAGATATAGATAAAATTGCTCGTGATATTATAACTGATAAAGGTTATGGAGATAACTTCGGTCATGGATTAGGTCATAGTGTAGGATTATTCATACATGAAGAACCAAGATTCTCATACAGTGATGAAAATGTATTTACAGAAAATATGGTAGTCACTGTAGAGCCAGGAATATACGTACCTGGATTTGGTGGTGTAAGAATAGAAGACTTAGTATGTGTAACCAAAGATGGAATAATTAACTTCGTATCATCACCAAAACAATTAATTGAAGTAGTATAA
- the efp gene encoding elongation factor P, whose protein sequence is MVSAGDFRNGLTIQYENQIYTVIEFQHVKPGKGAAFVRTKLKNLKTGSVIEKTFRPTEKMPKAHIEKKDMQYLYSDGDLFHFMDSETYDQIAINSDQIGDTLKFVKENDMVKILSHEGEVFGIEPPLFVELEIIHTEPGVKGDTATGATKPAEVETGASVNVPLFVNIGDKIKIDTRTGEYLSRA, encoded by the coding sequence ATGGTATCAGCTGGAGATTTTAGAAATGGTCTAACAATTCAATATGAAAATCAAATATACACTGTTATTGAATTTCAACACGTAAAACCTGGAAAAGGAGCAGCATTCGTTAGAACTAAGCTTAAAAACCTAAAAACAGGTTCAGTTATTGAAAAAACATTTAGACCTACTGAAAAAATGCCAAAAGCGCATATTGAAAAGAAGGATATGCAATACTTATATAGTGATGGCGATTTATTCCATTTCATGGATAGTGAAACATATGACCAAATCGCAATTAATAGCGATCAAATAGGTGATACATTAAAATTCGTTAAAGAAAATGACATGGTAAAAATCCTAAGCCATGAAGGAGAAGTTTTCGGAATCGAACCACCACTATTTGTAGAGTTAGAGATAATTCATACAGAACCAGGAGTAAAAGGTGATACAGCTACTGGAGCAACTAAACCAGCAGAAGTTGAAACTGGTGCCAGTGTTAACGTTCCATTATTTGTTAACATCGGAGACAAAATAAAAATCGATACAAGAACAGGTGAATACTTATCAAGAGCATAA
- a CDS encoding HD-GYP domain-containing protein, producing the protein MIDIFDRLRHKRFHRYHDIIECLTGALEAKDTYTSGHSDRVAHMAYDIGKKYGLSKKELEDLHLAGHLHDIGKIGIPDNILNKPSKLQPHEYNIVKNHSRMGYDILMKSKNLKDIAIIVLYHHERWDGKGYPEGLKEKEIPLASRIIAISDSIDAMISERPYKKSLSWDECKKEVESNKGIQFDPCLVNIIESLWNKWAKSL; encoded by the coding sequence GTGATTGATATTTTTGATAGATTAAGACATAAAAGATTCCATCGTTATCATGATATTATAGAATGTTTAACAGGAGCACTAGAAGCAAAAGATACATATACAAGTGGTCATTCTGATAGGGTTGCACATATGGCATATGATATAGGAAAAAAATATGGGCTTAGTAAAAAAGAATTGGAAGACTTGCATCTTGCCGGTCATCTACACGATATAGGAAAGATAGGTATTCCTGATAATATACTCAATAAACCAAGTAAATTACAACCACATGAATATAATATTGTAAAAAATCATAGTAGAATGGGATATGACATATTGATGAAATCAAAAAATCTTAAAGATATAGCTATCATAGTGCTGTATCACCATGAAAGATGGGATGGAAAAGGATATCCAGAAGGTTTAAAAGAAAAGGAAATACCATTAGCATCAAGAATAATTGCAATAAGTGACTCAATAGACGCCATGATTTCTGAAAGACCATACAAAAAAAGTTTATCTTGGGATGAATGCAAGAAAGAAGTTGAATCCAATAAAGGGATACAATTTGACCCATGTTTAGTAAATATCATTGAAAGCTTATGGAACAAATGGGCAAAAAGCTTATAA